The following coding sequences lie in one Amycolatopsis cihanbeyliensis genomic window:
- a CDS encoding DNA-directed RNA polymerase subunit beta, with amino-acid sequence MAVSPANQATAATTSASTSTGIPGAPTRVSFAKIREPLSTPNLLDVQIRSFEWFTGDEAWFERRVEEGEENPTGGLEEVLNEISPVEDFSGSMSLSFSDPRFDEVKASVEECKDKDMTYAAPLFVTAEFVNNNTGEIKSQTVFMGDFPVMTDKGTFIINGTERVVVSQLVRSPGVYYDQTVDKTTDKDVFSVKIIPSRGAWLEFDVDKRDTVGVRIDRKRRQPVTVLLKALGWTAEAIRERFSFSETLLATLEKDHTAGTDEALLDIYRKLRPGEPPTKESAQTLLENLFFKDKRYDLAKVGRYKLNKKLGLSLPYDTGTLTEEDIVTTIEYLVRLHAGEDKMTTGTGEDAVTVPVETDDIDHFGNRRLRTVGELIQNQIRVGLSRMERVVRERMTTQDVEAITPQTLINIRPVTAAIREFFGTSQLSQFMDQNNPLSGLTHKRRLSALGPGGLSRERAGMDVRDVHPSHYGRMCPIETPEGPNIGLIGSLCSYGRVNPFGFIETPYRKVVEGQVTDQVDYLTADEEDRFVKAQANAPVDAEGYFVEEKVLGRRKGGEVELIDPLEVDYMDVSPRQMVSVATAMIPFLEHDDANRALMGANMQRQAVPLLRNEAPLVGTGVELTAAVDAGDVLVAEQAGVVEEVSADLVVVMHDDGSRKSYGLYKFRRSNAGTCYNHRPVVVEGDRVEKGQVIADGPSTDNGEMALGKNLLVAVMPWEGHNYEDAIVISQRLVQDDVLTSIHIEEHEIDARDTKLGAEEITRDIPNVSEEVLADLDERGIIRIGAEVRDGDILVGKVTPKGETELTPEERLLRAIFGEKAREVRDTSLKVPHGETGKVIGIRVFSREDDDELPPGVNELVRVYVAKKSKIQDGDKLAGRHGNKGVIGKILPVEDMPFMEDGTPVDIVLNTHGVPRRMNIGQILELHLGWLASQGWKVEGNPEWANSLPEDLHDVSPGTNTATPVFDGAKEEELTGLLGCTKPNRDGDRMVQPNGKATLLDGRSGEPFPYPVAVGYMYILKLHHMVDDKIHARSTGPYSMITQQPLGGKAQFGGQRFGEMECWAMQAYGAAYTLQELLTIKSDDKLGRVKVYEAIVKGENMPDPGVPESFKVLLKELQSLCLNVEVLSSDGAAIEMRGSDDEDLERAAANLGINLSRNESPSVDDVVQ; translated from the coding sequence TTGGCAGTCTCTCCCGCGAACCAGGCCACTGCTGCGACCACCTCGGCATCCACGTCAACGGGAATCCCCGGAGCCCCCACCCGGGTCTCCTTCGCGAAGATTCGCGAGCCGCTGAGCACTCCCAACCTGCTTGATGTGCAGATCCGTTCGTTCGAATGGTTCACCGGTGACGAGGCGTGGTTCGAGCGTCGCGTCGAAGAGGGCGAGGAGAACCCGACCGGCGGTCTCGAGGAGGTTCTCAACGAGATCTCGCCGGTCGAGGATTTCTCCGGTTCCATGTCCCTCTCCTTCTCCGACCCGCGCTTCGACGAGGTGAAGGCCTCGGTCGAGGAGTGCAAGGACAAGGACATGACCTACGCGGCGCCGCTGTTCGTGACCGCCGAGTTCGTCAACAACAACACCGGTGAGATCAAGAGCCAGACGGTCTTCATGGGCGACTTCCCCGTGATGACCGACAAGGGCACCTTCATCATCAACGGCACCGAGCGCGTGGTCGTCTCGCAGCTCGTGCGCTCGCCCGGTGTCTACTACGACCAGACCGTCGACAAGACGACCGACAAGGACGTCTTCAGCGTCAAGATCATCCCGAGTCGGGGTGCGTGGCTCGAGTTCGACGTCGACAAGCGGGACACCGTCGGGGTGCGGATCGACCGCAAGCGCCGCCAGCCGGTCACCGTGCTGCTGAAGGCACTGGGCTGGACCGCCGAGGCCATCCGCGAGCGGTTCTCCTTCTCCGAGACGCTGCTGGCCACCCTGGAGAAGGACCACACCGCGGGCACCGACGAGGCGCTGCTGGACATCTACCGCAAGCTGCGCCCCGGCGAGCCGCCGACCAAGGAGAGCGCGCAGACCCTGCTGGAGAACCTGTTCTTCAAGGACAAGCGCTACGACCTCGCCAAGGTCGGCCGGTACAAGCTGAACAAGAAGCTCGGCCTGAGCCTGCCCTACGACACGGGCACGCTCACCGAAGAGGACATCGTCACCACCATCGAGTACCTGGTCCGGCTGCACGCCGGCGAGGACAAGATGACCACGGGCACCGGTGAGGACGCCGTCACCGTCCCGGTGGAGACCGACGACATCGACCACTTCGGCAACCGCAGGCTGCGCACCGTCGGCGAGCTGATCCAGAACCAGATCCGGGTCGGCCTCTCCCGCATGGAGCGGGTGGTCCGGGAGCGGATGACCACCCAGGACGTCGAGGCGATCACGCCGCAGACCCTGATCAACATTCGCCCGGTCACCGCGGCGATCCGGGAGTTCTTCGGCACCTCCCAGCTGTCCCAGTTCATGGACCAGAACAACCCGCTGTCCGGGCTCACCCACAAGCGCCGCCTCTCGGCGCTGGGTCCCGGCGGGCTGTCCCGTGAGCGCGCCGGCATGGACGTCCGCGACGTGCACCCCAGCCACTACGGCCGGATGTGCCCGATCGAGACGCCGGAAGGTCCGAACATCGGCCTGATCGGCTCACTGTGCTCCTACGGGCGGGTCAACCCGTTCGGGTTCATCGAGACCCCGTACCGCAAGGTGGTCGAGGGCCAGGTCACCGACCAGGTCGACTACCTGACCGCGGACGAGGAGGACCGCTTCGTCAAGGCGCAGGCCAACGCGCCGGTGGACGCGGAAGGGTACTTCGTCGAGGAGAAGGTCCTCGGCCGGCGTAAGGGCGGCGAGGTCGAGCTGATCGACCCGCTGGAAGTGGACTACATGGACGTCTCGCCGCGCCAGATGGTGTCGGTCGCGACCGCGATGATCCCCTTCCTCGAGCACGACGACGCCAACCGCGCGCTGATGGGTGCGAACATGCAGCGCCAGGCGGTGCCGCTGCTGCGTAACGAGGCCCCGCTGGTGGGCACCGGCGTGGAGCTGACCGCCGCGGTGGACGCCGGGGACGTGCTGGTCGCCGAGCAGGCCGGCGTGGTCGAGGAGGTCTCCGCCGACCTGGTCGTGGTGATGCACGACGACGGCAGCCGCAAGAGCTACGGGCTGTACAAGTTCCGCCGCTCCAACGCGGGTACCTGCTACAACCACCGGCCGGTGGTCGTGGAGGGCGACCGGGTGGAGAAGGGCCAGGTCATCGCGGACGGGCCGTCCACGGACAACGGTGAGATGGCGCTCGGCAAGAACCTGCTCGTCGCGGTCATGCCGTGGGAGGGCCACAACTACGAGGACGCGATCGTCATCTCGCAGCGGCTCGTCCAGGACGACGTGCTCACCTCGATCCACATCGAGGAGCACGAGATCGACGCGCGGGACACCAAGCTCGGTGCCGAGGAGATCACCAGGGACATCCCGAACGTCTCCGAGGAGGTCCTCGCCGACCTGGACGAGCGCGGCATCATCCGGATCGGCGCCGAGGTCCGGGACGGCGACATCCTGGTCGGCAAGGTCACGCCGAAGGGCGAGACCGAGCTGACCCCGGAGGAGCGGCTGTTGCGCGCGATCTTCGGCGAGAAGGCGCGCGAGGTCCGCGACACCTCGCTGAAGGTCCCGCACGGCGAGACCGGCAAGGTCATCGGCATCCGGGTGTTCTCCCGCGAGGACGACGACGAGCTGCCCCCCGGCGTGAACGAGCTGGTCCGCGTCTACGTGGCGAAGAAGAGCAAGATCCAGGACGGCGACAAGCTCGCCGGCCGGCACGGCAACAAGGGCGTCATCGGCAAGATCCTGCCGGTCGAGGACATGCCGTTCATGGAGGACGGCACCCCGGTCGACATCGTGCTGAACACCCACGGTGTGCCGCGAAGGATGAACATCGGCCAGATCCTGGAACTGCACCTCGGCTGGCTGGCCTCGCAGGGCTGGAAGGTCGAGGGCAACCCGGAATGGGCGAACAGCCTTCCGGAGGACCTGCACGATGTGTCGCCGGGCACGAACACCGCGACCCCGGTGTTCGACGGCGCCAAGGAGGAGGAGCTCACCGGGCTGCTCGGCTGCACCAAGCCGAACCGGGACGGCGACCGGATGGTCCAGCCGAACGGCAAGGCGACGCTGCTGGACGGCCGCTCCGGCGAGCCGTTCCCGTACCCGGTGGCGGTCGGCTACATGTACATCCTGAAGCTGCACCACATGGTGGACGACAAGATCCACGCCCGGTCCACCGGTCCGTACTCGATGATCACCCAGCAGCCGCTCGGCGGTAAGGCCCAGTTCGGTGGCCAGCGTTTCGGTGAGATGGAGTGCTGGGCGATGCAGGCCTACGGCGCGGCGTACACGCTGCAGGAGCTGCTCACCATCAAGTCGGACGACAAGCTCGGCCGGGTGAAGGTCTACGAGGCCATCGTCAAGGGCGAGAACATGCCGGACCCGGGTGTCCCCGAGTCGTTCAAGGTGCTGCTCAAGGAGCTGCAGTCGCTGTGCCTCAACGTCGAGGTGCTCTCCAGCGACGGTGCCGCCATCGAGATGCGCGGCTCCGACGACGAGGACCTGGAGCGGGCCGCTGCCAACCTCGGCATCAACCTGTCCCGCAACGAGTCGCCCTCGGTGGACGACGTCGTTCAATGA
- a CDS encoding MCE family protein gives MALRRKVAALLCAGGLLAVSGCGDFTGIYDIPLPGGADLGENPYQVTVEFRNVLDLVPQAGVKVNEVPVGRVDRIGLTDGGWTAEVTLLVNDQVDLPANALANLRQSSLLGEKYIELTPPPEQEAAGKLEGGARIPIERTNRNVEVEEVLGALSMLLNGGGVEQLNTITKELNNVTEGNEQSIKALLDHAEELVSGLDEQSDSITSALDGLNRLASTLNRQRDTIAGAIDNLGPGLQVLEQQRGQLVTMLQALEDLSAVAVDTVNRSQEDLVANLQALLPTLRKLGEAGSDLPKALEVLFTFPFNDAAVEGVKGDYFNLYAKIDLNLAEVMANLGRSRNKLPIIGDLVPSQEGEQPGAPPPLPLPGDEAPAAGTQSPQQGQGDQPRQPQQRQAGVAGIFDVLAGGAG, from the coding sequence ATGGCCTTGCGGCGCAAGGTGGCCGCGCTGCTGTGCGCGGGCGGTCTGCTGGCCGTGAGCGGTTGCGGTGACTTCACCGGGATCTACGACATCCCGCTGCCCGGCGGCGCCGACCTCGGCGAGAACCCCTACCAGGTCACGGTCGAGTTCCGGAACGTACTGGACCTGGTGCCGCAGGCCGGGGTCAAGGTGAACGAGGTGCCGGTCGGCAGGGTGGACCGCATCGGGCTCACCGACGGCGGTTGGACCGCCGAGGTGACCCTGCTGGTCAACGACCAGGTCGACCTGCCGGCCAACGCGCTGGCGAACCTGCGCCAGTCCAGCCTGCTCGGGGAGAAGTACATCGAGCTCACCCCGCCCCCGGAGCAGGAGGCGGCGGGCAAGCTCGAGGGCGGGGCGCGGATCCCGATCGAGCGAACCAACCGCAACGTCGAGGTCGAGGAGGTGCTCGGCGCGCTGTCCATGCTGCTCAACGGCGGCGGCGTGGAGCAGCTGAACACCATCACCAAGGAACTGAACAATGTCACCGAGGGCAACGAGCAGAGCATCAAGGCACTGCTGGACCACGCCGAGGAGCTGGTCAGCGGCCTGGACGAGCAGTCGGACTCGATCACCAGCGCGCTGGACGGGCTGAACCGGCTTGCCAGCACGCTGAACCGGCAGCGGGACACGATCGCGGGTGCGATCGACAACCTCGGCCCCGGCCTGCAGGTGCTCGAGCAGCAGCGCGGCCAGCTGGTCACCATGTTGCAGGCGCTCGAGGACCTCTCGGCCGTCGCGGTGGACACGGTCAACCGCAGCCAGGAGGACCTGGTGGCCAACCTGCAGGCGCTGTTGCCCACCCTGCGCAAGCTGGGTGAGGCCGGTTCGGACCTGCCCAAGGCCCTCGAGGTGCTGTTCACCTTCCCGTTCAACGATGCCGCGGTGGAGGGCGTGAAGGGCGACTACTTCAACCTCTACGCCAAGATCGACCTCAACCTCGCCGAGGTCATGGCCAATCTGGGCCGCAGCCGCAACAAGCTGCCGATCATCGGTGACCTGGTGCCCAGCCAGGAGGGCGAGCAGCCCGGCGCCCCGCCACCGTTGCCACTGCCCGGTGACGAGGCCCCGGCCGCCGGTACGCAGTCCCCGCAGCAGGGCCAGGGCGACCAACCGCGGCAGCCGCAACAGCGACAGGCCGGTGTCGCCGGGATCTTCGATGTGTTGGCCGGGGGTGCTGGCTGA
- a CDS encoding DNA-directed RNA polymerase subunit beta', with protein sequence MLDVNFFDELRIGLATADDIRQWSFGEVKKPETINYRTLKPEKDGLFCEKIFGPTRDWECYCGKYKRVRFKGIVCERCGVEVTRAEVRRERMGHIELAAPVTHIWYFKGVPSRLGYLLDLAPKDLEKIIYFAAYVITSVNTELRHNDLPTLENEIGVERKNIEAKRDSDIEERAQKLEADLAELEGEGAKSDVRRKVKEGGEREMRQIRDRSQRELDRLEEVWSTFTKLEPRQLVVDEVLYRELVDRYGEYFTGGMGAEAIQKLATEFDVDAEAESLRETIRNGKGQKKLRALKRLKVVSAFQATNNDPRGMVLDAVPVIPPELRPMVQLDGGRFATSDLNDLYRRVINRNNRLKRLIDLGAPEIIVNNEKRMLQEAVDALFDNGRRGRPVTGPGNRPLKSLSDLLKGKQGRFRQNLLGKRVDYSGRSVIIVGPTLKLHQCGLPKDMALELFKPFVMKRLVDLNHAQNIKSAKRMVERARPAVWDVLEEVITGHPVMLNRAPTLHRLGIQAFEPQLVEGKAIQLHPLVCEAFNADFDGDQMAVHLPLSAEAQAEARILMLSANNILSPASGRPLAMPRLDMVTGLYHLTRVDENAEGVGQAFSSPAEAIMAFDMHKIGLHAPVKIRVSDRQPAKVDEPKLAEKGWEPGKPWLAETTLGRVLFNELLPADYPFVNEPLPKKRQAVIVNDLAERYSMTQVAQTLDRLKDAGFYWATRSGVTVAISDVLVPEDKKRILDEYEGKASQVEKRYQRGQLSHAERNNELVKVWAQATEDVAQVMEDHFPDDNPISMIVKSGAAGNMTQVRSLAGMRGLVSNPKGEYIPRPIKANFREGLSVAEYFIATHGARKGLADTALRTADSGYLTRRLVDVSQDVIVRERDCGTGRGINMRIADELSDGRVLRAEHVETGVYARALAADAVDAKGNVVLNAGDDLGDPAIEKLISSGIAKAKVRSVLTCESAVGVCATCYGRSMATGKLVDVGEAVGIVAAQSIGEPGTQLTMRTFHQGGVAGDDITTGLPRVTELFEARVPKGKAPIADVDGRVRIEESERYWKITLVPDDGSEEIVFDKLSKRQRLAITPAGRPLADGDHVGVGQQLLEGTPDPHEVLRVMGPREAQIHLVDEVQKVYRAQGVSIHDKHIEVIVRQMLRRVTIIDSGATDFLPGELPERTKFESTNRSAVAEGGEPASGRPVLMGITKASLTTDSWLSAASFQETTRVLTDAAINGRSDRLVGLKENVIIGKLIPAGTGINRYRNIQVQPTEEARVAAYAIPSYDDGYYTPDVFGTGTGAAVPLDDYDFGRDFR encoded by the coding sequence GTGCTGGACGTCAACTTCTTCGACGAACTCCGGATCGGCCTCGCTACCGCGGACGACATTCGCCAGTGGAGCTTCGGCGAGGTGAAGAAGCCGGAGACGATCAACTACCGGACGCTCAAGCCGGAGAAGGACGGGCTCTTCTGCGAGAAGATCTTCGGCCCGACCCGGGACTGGGAGTGCTACTGCGGTAAGTACAAGCGGGTCCGGTTCAAGGGCATCGTCTGCGAGCGCTGCGGCGTCGAGGTGACCCGCGCCGAGGTGCGCAGGGAGCGGATGGGCCACATCGAGCTGGCCGCCCCGGTCACGCACATCTGGTACTTCAAGGGCGTGCCCTCGCGGCTGGGCTACCTGCTCGACCTGGCCCCGAAGGACCTCGAGAAGATCATCTACTTCGCGGCCTACGTGATCACCAGTGTGAACACCGAGCTGCGGCACAACGACCTGCCCACGCTGGAGAACGAGATCGGCGTGGAGCGCAAGAACATCGAGGCCAAGCGCGACTCCGACATCGAGGAGCGGGCGCAGAAGCTCGAGGCCGACCTGGCCGAGCTGGAGGGCGAGGGCGCCAAGTCCGACGTCCGCCGCAAGGTCAAGGAGGGCGGCGAGCGTGAGATGCGCCAGATCCGCGATCGGTCGCAGCGCGAGCTGGACCGGCTCGAGGAGGTCTGGTCCACCTTCACCAAGCTCGAGCCGCGGCAGCTCGTCGTGGACGAGGTGCTCTACCGGGAGCTGGTGGACCGCTACGGCGAGTACTTCACCGGTGGCATGGGCGCGGAGGCCATCCAGAAGCTGGCCACCGAGTTCGATGTGGACGCCGAGGCGGAGTCCCTGCGCGAGACCATCCGCAACGGCAAGGGGCAGAAGAAGCTCCGCGCGCTGAAGCGGCTCAAGGTCGTGTCCGCCTTCCAGGCCACCAACAACGACCCGCGCGGCATGGTGCTGGACGCGGTGCCGGTGATCCCTCCGGAGCTGCGCCCGATGGTGCAGTTGGACGGTGGCCGGTTCGCCACCTCCGACCTGAACGACCTGTACCGCAGGGTGATCAACCGGAACAACCGGTTGAAGCGGCTGATCGACCTCGGCGCACCCGAGATCATCGTGAACAACGAGAAGCGGATGCTGCAGGAGGCCGTGGACGCGCTGTTCGACAACGGCCGCCGCGGGCGTCCGGTGACCGGGCCCGGCAACCGGCCGCTGAAGTCGCTGTCCGACCTGCTGAAGGGTAAGCAGGGTCGGTTCCGGCAGAACCTGCTCGGTAAGCGCGTGGACTACTCCGGCCGCTCGGTGATCATCGTCGGCCCGACGCTGAAGCTGCACCAGTGCGGGCTGCCGAAGGACATGGCACTGGAGCTGTTCAAGCCGTTCGTGATGAAGCGGCTGGTGGACCTCAACCACGCGCAGAACATCAAGTCCGCCAAGCGGATGGTGGAGCGGGCCCGCCCCGCGGTGTGGGATGTGCTCGAGGAGGTCATCACCGGCCACCCCGTGATGCTGAACCGGGCGCCGACCCTGCACCGCCTCGGTATCCAGGCCTTCGAGCCGCAGCTGGTAGAGGGTAAGGCCATTCAGCTGCACCCGCTGGTCTGCGAGGCGTTCAACGCGGACTTCGACGGTGACCAGATGGCCGTGCACCTCCCGCTGTCCGCGGAGGCGCAGGCCGAGGCGCGGATCCTGATGCTGTCGGCGAACAACATCCTGTCGCCGGCCTCCGGCCGCCCGCTGGCGATGCCGCGACTGGACATGGTGACCGGGCTGTACCACCTGACCCGGGTGGACGAGAACGCCGAGGGCGTGGGCCAGGCGTTCTCCTCGCCCGCCGAGGCCATCATGGCCTTCGACATGCACAAGATCGGCCTGCACGCCCCGGTGAAGATCAGGGTGAGCGACCGTCAGCCGGCCAAGGTCGACGAGCCGAAGCTCGCGGAGAAGGGCTGGGAGCCGGGCAAGCCCTGGCTGGCCGAGACCACCCTCGGCCGGGTGCTGTTCAACGAGCTGCTGCCCGCGGACTACCCGTTCGTGAACGAGCCGCTGCCGAAGAAGCGGCAGGCGGTCATCGTGAACGACCTCGCCGAGCGGTACTCGATGACCCAGGTCGCGCAGACCCTGGACCGGCTCAAGGACGCCGGGTTCTACTGGGCCACCCGGTCCGGTGTCACCGTGGCGATCTCCGACGTGCTGGTGCCCGAGGACAAGAAGCGCATCCTGGACGAGTACGAGGGCAAGGCCAGCCAGGTGGAGAAGCGCTACCAGCGTGGTCAGCTCTCGCACGCCGAGCGCAACAACGAGCTGGTCAAGGTGTGGGCGCAGGCGACGGAGGACGTCGCCCAGGTCATGGAGGATCACTTCCCCGACGACAACCCGATCTCGATGATCGTGAAGTCCGGGGCGGCGGGCAACATGACCCAGGTCCGCTCGCTGGCCGGTATGCGTGGCCTGGTGTCCAACCCGAAGGGTGAGTACATCCCGCGCCCGATCAAGGCCAACTTCCGTGAGGGCCTCTCGGTTGCGGAGTACTTCATCGCGACGCACGGTGCCCGGAAGGGTCTCGCGGACACCGCGCTGCGGACCGCCGACTCGGGTTACCTGACCCGGCGTCTGGTGGACGTGTCCCAGGACGTCATCGTCCGGGAGCGCGACTGCGGCACCGGCCGCGGCATCAACATGCGGATCGCCGACGAGCTGTCGGACGGCAGGGTGCTGCGTGCCGAGCACGTGGAGACCGGCGTGTACGCCCGCGCGCTCGCCGCGGACGCGGTGGACGCCAAGGGCAACGTGGTGCTGAACGCCGGCGACGACCTCGGTGACCCCGCGATCGAGAAGCTGATCTCGAGCGGGATCGCCAAGGCCAAGGTCCGCAGCGTGCTGACCTGCGAGTCCGCCGTGGGTGTCTGCGCGACCTGCTACGGCCGGTCGATGGCCACCGGCAAGCTGGTGGATGTCGGCGAGGCCGTGGGCATCGTCGCCGCCCAGTCCATCGGTGAGCCGGGTACCCAGCTGACCATGCGTACCTTCCACCAGGGTGGCGTCGCCGGTGACGACATCACCACGGGTCTGCCCAGGGTCACCGAGCTGTTCGAGGCCCGGGTGCCGAAGGGCAAGGCGCCGATCGCCGACGTCGATGGCCGGGTGCGCATCGAGGAGAGCGAGCGGTACTGGAAGATCACGCTGGTTCCGGACGACGGCAGCGAGGAGATCGTCTTCGACAAGCTGTCCAAGCGGCAGCGGCTGGCGATCACCCCCGCGGGGCGCCCGCTGGCGGACGGCGACCACGTCGGGGTCGGCCAGCAGCTGCTGGAAGGCACCCCGGACCCGCACGAGGTGCTGCGGGTGATGGGCCCGCGCGAGGCGCAGATCCACCTGGTGGACGAGGTGCAGAAGGTGTACCGGGCGCAGGGTGTGTCCATCCACGACAAGCACATCGAGGTCATCGTCCGGCAGATGCTGCGCAGGGTGACGATCATCGACTCCGGTGCGACCGACTTCCTGCCCGGCGAGCTGCCCGAGCGGACCAAGTTCGAGTCGACCAACCGGTCCGCGGTGGCCGAGGGCGGCGAGCCCGCCTCCGGTCGTCCGGTGCTGATGGGCATCACCAAGGCCTCGCTGACCACCGACTCCTGGCTGTCGGCCGCCTCGTTCCAGGAGACCACGCGGGTCCTGACCGACGCGGCGATCAACGGTCGCAGCGACAGGCTGGTCGGCCTGAAGGAGAACGTGATCATCGGTAAGTTGATCCCGGCCGGTACGGGTATCAACAGGTACCGCAACATCCAGGTGCAGCCGACCGAGGAGGCCAGGGTGGCCGCGTACGCCATCCCGTCCTACGACGATGGCTACTACACCCCGGACGTGTTCGGTACCGGCACCGGTGCCGCGGTCCCGCTGGACGACTACGACTTCGGTCGCGACTTCCGCTGA
- a CDS encoding ESX-1 secretion-associated protein, with protein MSGGFTVNEDELRTYAGKLADQKGTAGDIAGLVDTADVGDESWGVVGIFVKGKYTEMLGDLKDLCTDLQNGLQSGSDKFTQAADGYRQHEDAVVQLLDGLKVQIDN; from the coding sequence ATGAGCGGCGGATTCACGGTCAACGAGGACGAGTTGCGCACCTACGCGGGAAAGCTGGCCGACCAGAAGGGCACCGCAGGCGATATCGCCGGCCTGGTCGACACGGCGGACGTCGGTGACGAGTCCTGGGGCGTTGTCGGGATCTTCGTCAAGGGCAAGTACACCGAGATGCTGGGGGACCTGAAGGATCTGTGCACCGACCTGCAGAACGGGCTGCAGAGCGGCTCGGACAAGTTCACCCAGGCCGCGGACGGCTACCGGCAGCACGAGGACGCCGTCGTCCAGCTGCTCGACGGCCTGAAGGTGCAGATCGACAACTGA
- a CDS encoding MCE family protein — MLVRRTRLQLVAFAVISVVAVVYALIRFTDVERAFGAGGYTVRLQLDESGGIFSNAEVTYRGYNIGRVGELRLTESGLEAALDIEPDAPPVPTDLRAVVANRSAVGEQYVDLQPVSPGAPFLADGSVIPAEKTKTPVSTAEVVEDLDSLAASVPTDSLRTVVDESYDAFSGTGRDLQILMDTARSFTRSAQEYLPETVTLIEQGGTVLRTQNELAGSMKSFSSDLNKLSETLKSSDADIRELISITPQVANQVSEVIAESGPGLGALLANLLTTSNLIEPRQDGLEQMLVTYPLLSVGAQTVAPGDGTAHLGLALNFFDPPTCTKGYPRAQAEMEGEQGGYRAGSNTEPRPPDREAYCAEPKGSPISVRGSQNAPYHGVPQLPTDEQVEANKNRSAEQLASLRGVPGPAGGPALTRMGLPRLLGLPG, encoded by the coding sequence ATGTTGGTGCGCAGGACGAGACTCCAGCTCGTCGCCTTCGCGGTCATCTCGGTGGTGGCCGTGGTGTACGCGTTGATCCGGTTCACCGACGTGGAGCGGGCGTTCGGGGCCGGCGGGTACACCGTCCGGCTGCAGCTCGACGAGTCCGGCGGGATCTTCTCCAACGCCGAGGTGACCTACCGCGGGTACAACATCGGCAGGGTCGGCGAGCTTCGGCTGACCGAGAGCGGCCTGGAAGCCGCGCTGGACATCGAACCGGATGCCCCGCCGGTGCCGACCGACCTGCGTGCCGTGGTCGCCAACCGGTCCGCGGTCGGGGAGCAGTACGTGGACCTGCAGCCGGTCTCGCCCGGCGCGCCGTTCCTCGCCGATGGCTCGGTGATCCCGGCGGAGAAGACCAAGACCCCGGTCAGCACCGCCGAGGTGGTCGAGGACCTGGACAGTCTGGCCGCCTCGGTGCCGACCGACTCGCTGCGCACCGTGGTCGACGAGTCCTACGACGCCTTCTCCGGCACCGGGCGGGACCTGCAGATCCTGATGGACACCGCGCGGTCCTTCACCCGGAGCGCGCAGGAGTACCTGCCGGAGACGGTCACCCTGATCGAGCAGGGCGGGACCGTGCTGCGCACGCAGAACGAGCTGGCCGGCTCGATGAAGTCGTTCAGCAGCGACCTGAACAAGCTGAGCGAGACGCTGAAGAGCTCCGATGCCGACATCCGTGAGCTGATCAGCATCACCCCGCAGGTGGCCAACCAGGTCAGCGAGGTGATCGCCGAGTCGGGGCCCGGCCTCGGCGCGCTGCTGGCGAACCTGCTCACCACCTCGAACCTGATCGAGCCCCGGCAGGACGGGCTGGAGCAGATGCTGGTGACCTACCCGCTGCTCAGCGTGGGCGCGCAGACCGTCGCACCCGGGGACGGGACCGCGCACCTGGGGCTGGCGCTGAACTTCTTCGACCCGCCCACCTGCACCAAGGGCTACCCGAGGGCGCAGGCCGAGATGGAAGGCGAGCAGGGCGGCTACCGGGCCGGCTCGAACACCGAGCCCCGCCCGCCGGACCGCGAGGCCTACTGTGCCGAGCCGAAGGGCAGCCCGATCAGCGTGCGCGGCTCGCAGAACGCGCCGTACCACGGCGTCCCCCAGTTGCCGACCGACGAGCAGGTGGAGGCGAACAAGAACCGGTCGGCAGAGCAGCTCGCTTCGCTGCGCGGTGTACCCGGCCCCGCCGGTGGCCCCGCGCTCACCCGAATGGGCCTACCCAGGCTGCTCGGGTTGCCGGGTTGA